Proteins encoded within one genomic window of Gadus macrocephalus chromosome 18, ASM3116895v1:
- the LOC132446384 gene encoding melanopsin-A-like: MAGIDARLLMRTGMPTTEATNTVVGTGLLGSTRAQWNISSVSAHRLMHFPPVSTAESLVPRHPFPTVDVPDHAHYTIGIVILVVGITGMLGNFLVIYAFCRSRSLRTPANMFIINLAVTDLLMCVTQTPIFFTTSMHKRWIFGEKGCELYAFCGALFGICSMITLMAIAVDRYVVITRPLASLGVMSRRRALCILAGAWAYSMGWSLPPFFGWSAYVPEGLLTSCSWDYMTFTPSVRSYTMLLFTFVFFIPLFIIIFCYSCIFRAIRHTTRAVCKINGVGARDSIKRMHKMKGEWKMAKIALIVIMLYVISWAPYSCVALTAFAGYADMLTPYMNSVPAVIAKASAIHNPIIYAITHPKYRAAIGRYVPYLAFLLCVPPRDRFTSSSFQSTRRSTVTSQSSDRPNKARLSSQSDSESGGFSDTEADPSMRLPVSHQYSSDSKQVRHSSQSSKVRIRDSGVFERAAVHSPTDPSICHLSLISTQTDLEDISMSDFSVKSVTLPANVSPVLCLSKSSSRRHSDDSTSS, encoded by the exons ATGGCGGGAATAGATGCTCGCCTGCTGATGAGAACAGGCATGCCGACCACCGAGGCGACCAACACGGTCGTCGGCACCGGACTGCTGGGCTCGACGCGCGCACAGTGGAACATAAGTTCGGTCAGTGCGCATCGGCTGATGCATTTTCCTCCTGTCTCCACGGCT GAGTCGCTGGttcccagacaccccttccccACGGTGGACGTTCCGGATCACGCCCATTACACCATCGGTATCGTCATCCTGGTGGTCGGCATCACGGGCATGCTGGGAAACTTCCTCGTCATCTACGCCTTCTGCAG gagTCGGAGTCTGCGTACGCCAGCCAACATGTTCATCATTAACCTGGCCGTCACAGACCTCCTCATGTGTGTGACCCAGACCCCCATCTTCTTCACCACCAGCATGCACAAGCGCTGGATCTTTGGCGAGAAAG GTTGCGAGCTGTATGCGTTCTGCGGCGCTCTGTTTGGCATCTGCAGCATGATCACCCTGATGGCCATTGCCGTGGACCGCTACGTGGTCATCACCCGGCCCCTAGCCTCCCTAGGGGTCATGTCTCGACGGAGGGCCCTGTGTATCCTGGCTGGGGCCTGGGCTTACTCCATGGGCTGGAGCCTGCCCCCCTTCTTCGGCTGGA GTGCCTATGTGCCAGAGGGCCTGTTGACGTCTTGCTCGTGGGACTACATGACGTTCACGCCCTCCGTGCGCTCATACACCATGCTGCTCTTCACCTTTGTCTTCTTCATccccctcttcatcatcatcttctgcTACAGCTGCATTTTTAGAGCCATCCGACACACTACGCG GGCTGTATGCAAGATCAACGGGGTTGGAGCCAGGGATTCCATCAAGAGGATGCATAAGATGAAGGGTGAATGGAAAATGGCCAAGATCGCTCTGATCGTCATCATGCTCTACGTCATCTCCTGGGCCCCCTACTCCTGCGTGGCCCTCACCGCCTTCGCAGG GTACGCTGATATGCTGACTCCCTACATGAACTCCGTCCCGGCGGTCATCGCTAAGGCCTCCGCCATCCACAACCCAATCATCTACGCCATCACACACCCAAAATACAG gGCAGCCATCGGTAGGTATGTtccctacctggccttcctgctGTGTGTGCCGCCCAGGGACCGCTTCACCAGCAGCAGCTTCCAATCCACCCGCCGATCCACAGTCACCAGCCAATCCTCTGACCGCCCCAACAAGGCCCGCCTCTCCTCGCAGTCCGACAGCGAATCG GGTGGCTTCTCGGACACGGAGGCGGACCCCTCGATGCGGCTGCCCGTGAGCCATCAGTACTCCAGCGACAGCAAACAAGTGCGACACAGCAGCCAGAGCTCAAAGGTCAGGATTCGAGACTCAGGGGTCTTCGAGAGAGCAGCCGTCCACAGCCCGACCGATCCCTCGATATGCCACCTCTCTCTGATCAGT ACCCAGACAGATTTGGAGGACATCTCCATGTCTGACTTCAGTGTCAAGTCCGTCACGCTACCAGCAAATGTAAGCCCAGTTCTGTGTCTTTCTAAATCCTCTTCCCGCCGCCACTCTGACGATTCAACCTCAAGTTGA